Within Streptomyces antibioticus, the genomic segment CGAGAGATCTTCCGGGTTCCCGTCGGTGCAGGCGGCGAGGATCTCCAGCAGATTCGCGACCCCGGGCCGCCCCGCCCGGTCGTAGACCACCTCACGGCCGCTGTCGGTGACGGCCCGCATGACCTTCTTCCGCACCACGTCCGGCTCGTCGAGCAGATAGACGATCCCCGGCCCGGTGTCCTCGCTCTTCCCCATCTTCGCGCCGGGATCCTGGAGGTTCATCACCCGCGCCGCCACCCCCGGAGGCGTGGCCCGCGGCACCACGAACGTGTGCCCGTACCGCTGGTTGAACCGCACCGCCAGATCCCGGGCCAGCTCGACATGCTGCGTCTGGTCGTCCCCCACCGGCACCTCGTCGGTCCCGTACGCCAGGATGTCCGCCGCCATCAGCACCGGATACGTCAGCAGCGACAGCCGCACACTCCCGCCGCGCTCCCGCTCCCGGGCGGCCTTCTCCTTGTACTGGATCATCCGCCGCATCTCGCCGTCCGTGGCCACGCACTCCAGCAGATACGACAGCCGCGCGTGCTCGTCCACATGACTCTGTACGAAGACCGTGCACAGCTCGGGGTCCAGCCCGGCCGCCAGCAACAGTGTCGCGGCCTGTCTGCTCAGCCGGCGCACCCGGGCCGGATCGTGCTCCACGGTCAGGGCGTGCAGATCGACGACGCAGAACAGGGCGTCCGCCCGGTGCTGGTCGACCTCGGCCCACCGCCGCATGGCCCCCAGGTAGTTCCCCAGGGTCAGATGCCCGGTCGGTTTGATCCCGCTGAAAACCCGTGCCATCTCCACTCCACCTCCTGGTCGAGGCCGCCGTCCCGGCCGGCCGACCCTCCGGAGTCCTGGAGGAGAAACACGAACGGCCGCCGAGGCGGCGGCCGTTGAACGCATACGTGAGCACGGCCGCCCGTCAGGCGGCCCACCAGAGCTGGGTGCACGTGCGCGTACGCGTAGTCATGGGGCAAGGGTACGCCTGTACGCCTCCGGGGTGGCGTCGAGGCGCGGGTTGACACGCCCCCGGTGGATACGTAGTGTTCTCCGAGTTGTCCGACGTGAGCGCCGACTCCGGTCGGTCCCCGGACAGCCATTCCGCAAGTACCAACCACTTCTCGACGAGCAGTCGTTCCGTCTGCCGTCGTGTCATTGGTGTGCGTATTCGCGAAATGAGGAATCCGCGTTCGAAAGGACGCCGCCCCCGATTGGCTTCGGGAGCGGGGAATCCGCTAAAGTCTCACTCGTCGGAACGGCCCAACAGCCGGGAAGGCAAACCCCCTCTGACTGGGAATCAGACGCCGAAAGGATCTGATAGAGTCGGAACCGCCGGAAAGGAAACGCGAGAGCGGGACCCGGAAAGCACCGAGGAAATCGGATCGAGAAAAGGTCTGATAGAGTCGGAGACGCAAGACCGAAGGGAAACTGCCCGGAGGAAAGCCTGAGAGAGTCTCTCGGGTGAGTACAAAGGAAGCGTCCGTTCCTTGAGAACTCAACAGCGTGCCAAAAATCAACGCCAGATATGTTGATACCCCGTCCATGGCAGTGATAGCCGTGGATGAGGTTCCTTTGAAGAAATAAAACACAGCGAGGACGCTGGATGCGAGGGGACTATTCCTCCTCTCGTTCCGCTCTCGTGCGTGTTGTCCCGATCACGGGAAAACATTCACGGAGAGTTTGATCCTGGCTCAGGACGAACGCTGGCGGCGTGCTTAACACATGCAAGTCGAACGATGAAGCCCTTCGGGGTGGATTAGTGGCGAACGGGTGAGTAACACGTGGGCAATCTGCCCTGCACTCTGGGACAAGCCCTGGAAACGGGGTCTAATACCGGATATCACTCTTGCAGGCATCTGTGAGGGTCGAAAGCTCCGGCGGTGCAGGATGAGCCCGCGGCCTATCAGCTTGTTGGTGAGGTAATGGCTCACCAAGGCGACGACGGGTAGCCGGCCTGAGAGGGCGACCGGCCACACTGGGACTGAGACACGGCCCAGACTCCTACGGGAGGCAGCAGTGGGGAATATTGCACAATGGGCGAAAGCCTGATGCAGCGACGCCGCGTGAGGGATGACGGCCTTCGGGTTGTAAACCTCTTTCAGCAGGGAAGAAGCGAAAGTGACGGTACCTGCAGAAGAAGCGCCGGCTAACTACGTGCCAGCAGCCGCGGTAATACGTAGGGCGCAAGCGTTGTCCGGAATTATTGGGCGTAAAGAGCTCGTAGGCGGCTTGTCACGTCGGGTGTGAAAGCCCGGGGCTTAACCCCGGGTCTGCATTCGATACGGGCTAGCTAGAGTGTGGTAGGGGAGATCGGAATTCCTGGTGTAGCGGTGAAATGCGCAGATATCAGGAGGAACACCGGTGGCGAAGGCGGATCTCTGGGCCATTACTGACGCTGAGGAGCGAAAGCGTGGGGAGCGAACAGGATTAGATACCCTGGTAGTCCACGCCGTAAACGGTGGGAACTAGGTGTTGGCGACATTCCACGTCGTCGGTGCCGCAGCTAACGCATTAAGTTCCCCGCCTGGGGAGTACGGCCGCAAGGCTAAAACTCAAAGGAATTGACGGGGGCCCGCACAAGCAGCGGAGCATGTGGCTTAATTCGACGCAACGCGAAGAACCTTACCAAGGCTTGACATACACCGGAAACGGCCAGAGATGGTCGCCCCCTTGTGGTCGGTGTACAGGTGGTGCATGGCTGTCGTCAGCTCGTGTCGTGAGATGTTGGGTTAAGTCCCGCAACGAGCGCAACCCTTGTTCTGTGTTGCCAGCATGTCCTTCGGGATGATGGGGACTCACAGGAGACCGCCGGGGTCAACTCGGAGGAAGGTGGGGACGACGTCAAGTCATCATGCCCCTTATGTCTTGGGCTGCACACGTGCTACAATGGCCGGTACAAAGAGCAGCGATACCGTGAGGTGGAGCGAATCTCAAAAAGCCGGTCTCAGTTCGGATTGGGGTCTGCAACTCGACCCCATGAAGTCGGAGTTGCTAGTAATCGCAGATCAGCATTGCTGCGGTGAATACGTTCCCGGGCCTTGTACACACCGCCCGTCACGTCACGAAAGTCGGTAACACCCGAAGCCGGTGGCCCAACCCCTTGTGGGAGGGAGCTGTCGAAGGTGGGACTGGCGATTGGGACGAAGTCGTAACAAGGTAGCCGTACCGGAAGGTGCGGCTGGATCACCTCCTTTCTAAGGAGCACAGTACCGATTGCAGGCAAATGTTCTGCACGGTCAGCTCATGGGTGGAACGTTGATTATTCGGTNNNNNNNNNNNNNNNNNNNNNNNNNNNNNNNNNNNNNNNNNNNNNNNNNNNNNNNNNNNNNNNNNNNNNNNNNNNNNNNNNNNNNNNNNNNNNNNNNNNNNNNNNNNNNNNNNNNNNNNNNNNNNNNNNNNNNNNNNNNNNNNNNNNNNNNNNNNNNNNNGGGGTGATGGGTGGCTGGTCGTTGTTTGAGAACTGCACAGTGGACGCGAGCATCTGTGGCCAAGTTTTTAAGGGCGCACGGTGGATGCCTTGGCACCAGGAACCGATGAAGGACGTGGGAGGCCACGATAGTCCCCGGGGAGTCGTCAACCAGGCTTTGATCCGGGGGTTTCCGAATGGGGAAACCCGGCAGTCGTCATGGGCTGTCACCCGCTGCTGAACACATAGGCAGTGTGGAGGGAACGAGGGGAAGTGAAACATCTCAGTACCCTCAGGAAGAGAAAACAACCGTGATTCCGGGAGTAGTGGCGAGCGAAACCGGATGAGGCCAAACCGTATACGTGTGAGACCCGGCAGGGGTTGCGTGTGCGGGGTTGTGGGATCTCTCTTCYRYSGTCTGCCGGCSRYRGGACGAGTCAGAAACCGTTGATGTAGGCGAAGGACATGCGAAAGGTCCGGCGTAGAGGGTAAGACCCCCGTAGTCGAAACGTCAGCGGCTCGTTTGAGAGACACCCAAGTAGCACGGGGCCCGAGAAATCCCGTGTGAATCTGGCGGGACCACCCGCTAAGCCTAAATATTCCCTGGTGACCGATAGCGGATAGTACCGTGAGGGAATGGTGAAAAGTACCGCGGGAGCGGAGTGAAATAGTACCTGAAACCGTGTGCCTACAAGCCGTGGGAGCGTCGGAWMWSWGCTTGCWSWKWTCTCGTGACTGCGTGCCTTTTGAAGAATGAGCCTGCGAGTTTGCGGTGTGTTGCGAGGTTAACCCGGGTGGGGTAGCCGTAGCGAAAGCGAGTCCGAACAGGGCGRYTTTAGTAGCACGCTCAAGACCCGAAGCGGAGTGATCTAGCCATGGGCAGGTTGAAGCGGAGGTAAGACTTCGTGGAGGACCGAACCCACCAGGGTTGAAAACCTGGGGGATGACCTGTGGTTAGGGGTGAAAGGCCAATCAAACTCCGTGATAGCTGGTTCTCCCCGAAATGCATTTAGGTGCAGCGTCGTGTGTTTCTTGCCGGAGGTAGAGCACTGGATAGGCGATGGGCCCTACCGGGTTACTGACCTTAGCCAAACTCCGAATGCCGGTAAGTGAGAGCGCGGCAGTGAGACTGTGGGGGATAAGCTCCATGGTCGAGAGGGAAACAGCCCAGAGCATCGACTAAGGCCCCTAAGCGTACGCTAAGTGGGAAAGGATGTGGAGTCGCAGAGACAACCAGGAGGTTGGCTTAGAAGCAGCCACCCTTGAAAGAGTGCGTAATAGCTCACTGGTCTAGTGATTCCGCGCCGACAATGTAGCGGGGCTCAAGCGTACCGCCGAAGTCGTGTCATTSMWRYAAYASGSCCAACGSCKNYWKKGATGGGTAGGGGAGCGTCGTGTGCCGGGTGAAGCYGCGCCGGAAGGCAGTGGTGGACGGTTCACGAGTGAGAATGCAGGCATGAGTAGCGATTCACACGTGAGAAACGTGTGCGCCGATTGACTAAGGGTTCCTGGGTCAAGCTGATCTGCCCAGGGTAAGTCGGGACCTAAGGCGAGGCCGACAGGCGTAGTCGATGGATAACCGGTTGATATTCCGGTACCCGCTGTGAAGCGTCAAACATCGAACCHRKYRATGCTAAGKCCGTGAAGCCGYYCCGGASCCTTCGGGGMAAGGRRAGTGGTGGAGCCGMYGRMCCARRSTKGYAGTAGGTGAGTGATGGGGTGACGCAGGAAGGTAGTCCAGCCCGGGCGGTGGTTGTCCCGGGGTAAGGGTGTAGSMCGWSAKGTAGGCAAATCCGCCWSWCAYWKAGKSTGAGACCTGATGCCGAGCCGATTGTGGTGAAGTGGATGATCCTATGCTGTCGAGAAAAGCCTCTAGCGAGTTTCATGGCGGCCCGTACCCTAAACCGACTCAGGTGGTCAGGTAGAGAATACCGAGGCGTTCGGGTGAACTATGGTTAAGGAACTCGGCAAAATGCCCCCGTAACTTCGGGAGAAGGGGGGCCAYVHYTGGTGAGRRSACTTGCTSYYCGAGCTGGGGGTGGCCGCAGAGACCAGCGAGAAGCGACTGTTTACTAAAAACACAGGTCCGTGCGAAGCCGTAAGGCGATGTATACGGACTGACGCCTGCCCGGTGCTGGAACGTTAAGGGGACCGGTTAGTCAVKMTTCGKSKTGGCGAAGCTGAGAACTTAAGCGCCAGTAAACGGCGGTGGTAACTATAACCATCCTAAGGTAGCGAAATTCCTTGTCGGGTAAGTTCCGACCTGCACGAATGGCGTAACGACTTCTCGACTGTCTCAACCATAGGCCCGGTGAAATTGCACTACGAGTAAAGATGCTCGTTTCGCGCAGCAGGACGGAAAGACCCCGGGACCTTTACTACAGTTTGATATTGGTGTTCGGTTCGGCTTGTGTAGGATAGGTGGGAGACTGTGAAGCTTGGACGCCAGTTCAGGTGGAGTCGTCGTTGAAATACCACTCTGGTCGTGCTGGATGTCTAACCTGGGTCCGTGATCCGGATCAGGGACAGTGTCTGATGGGTAGTTTAACTGGGGCGGTTGCCTCCTAAAGGGTAACGGAGGCGCCCAAAGGTTCCCTCAGCCTGGTTGGCAATCAGGTGTTGAGTGTAAGTGCACAAGGGAGCTTGACTGTGAGACCGACGGGTCGAGCAGGGACGAAAGTCGGGACTAGTGATCCGGCGGTGGCTTGTGGAAGCGCCGTCGCTCAACGGATAAAAGGTACCCCGGGGATAACAGGCTGATCTTCCCCAAGAGTCCATATCGACGGGATGGTTTGGCACCTCGATGTCGGCTCGTCGCATCCTGGGGCTGGAGTCGGTCCCAAGGGTTGGGCTGTTCGCCCATTAAAGCGGTACGCGAGCTGGGTTTAGAACGTCGTGAGACAGTTCGGTCCCTATCCGCTGTGCGCGTAGGAGTCTTGAGAAGGGCTGTCCCTAGTACGAGAGGACCGGGACGGACGAACCTCTGGTGTGCCAGTTGTTCTGCCAAGGGCATGGCTGGTTGGCTACGTTCGGGAGGGATAACCGCTGAAAGCATCTAAGCGGGAAGCCTGCTTCGAGATGAGGACTCCCACCCACTTGATGGGGTAAGGCTCCCAGTAGACGACTGGGTTGATAGGCCGGATCTGGAAGCACGGTAACGTGTGGAGGTGACCGGTACTAATAGGCCGAGGGCTTGTCCTCAGTTGCTCGCGTCCACTGTGTTGGTTCTGAAACCACGAACAGCCCCACGCCCGGTCACGGCGTGGTGCGGCTGAAACAGTTTCATAGTGTTTCGGTGGTCATAGCGTGAGGGAAACGCCCGGTTACATTCCGAACCCGGAAGCTAAGCCTCACAGCGCCGATGGTACTGCAGGGGGGACCCTGTGGGAGAGTAGGACACCGCCGAACAATCATTGTGGGAAACCCCGCACCATTCATGGTGCGGGGTTTTCTGCGTTTAGGGTTCTTTATATGCGCTACGAATTGGTGATCTTCGACAACGACGGTGTCCTGGTGGACAGCGAGCCCATCTCCAACCGGCTGCTGGCCGCCTATCTGACCGAGCTGGGGCATCCCACCAGCTACGAGGACTCCATCCGGGACTACATGGGGTCCGCGATGCACCGGATCCACGACCTGGTCCTGGAGCGCACGGGTGAGCGGCTGCCGGCGGACTTCGACGACGTCTTCCACCGGAGGGTGTTCGACGCCTTCGAGCGGGAGTTGCGGCCCGTCGCGGGTGCCGTGGATGTCCTCGGGAAGCTCGCCGCGGACGAGGTGCCGTACTGCGTGGCGTCCTCGGGGAGCCATGAGCGGATCCGGGTGGGGCATCGGACGACGGGGCTTGACCGGTGGTTCGAGGACGCGCGGATCTTCAGCTCCCAGGACGTGGGGAAGGGCAAGCCGGCTCCCGATCTGTTCCTCTACGCGGCCGAGCGGATGGGCGTCGAGCCGGCGCGGTGTGTCGTGGTGGAGGACTCTCCGCTGGGCGTCCAGGCGGCTGTCGCGGCCGGGATGGACGTGTACGGGTTCACGGCGATGACACCGGCCGCCAAGCTAGCGGGGGCCACCCAACTGTTCGACGACATGGGTGACTTGGCTGGGCTGCTGGCCTGACATTTGTCATGCGTAGGTCCGGACGATCGTTTCTACCGGGGGAACCGGGCCGGCGGCGAAGCTGAGGGCATGACGACGAACCAGCACGAGACGCAGCGCAAGCAGCAGAACGCCTTCGTCCCGCTCCTCGTGGACGTGGCCGTACCGCTCGGGTCGTACTACCTGTTCAAGGGCGCCTTCGGGATGAGCACCTTCGCCGCGCTGGCCTGGAGCAGTGTGGTGCCGGCCGTGCGGACCGGGTGGAGCCTGCTGCGGGACCGGACGGTCAACGGGCTCGCCGGGCTCATCCTCGTGGTGAACGTCGTCGGGCTGCTGCTCAGTCTCGTCGCCGGGGATCCGCGGCTGATGCTCGCCAAGGACAGCGGGGTCAGCAGTGTCGTCGGCATCGGGATCCTGGTGTCCGTGGCGTGCGGGAGGCCGATGATGACCGCCGGGCTCAAGCCGTTCCTGGTGAAGGGGGACGCGGCCAAGGAGGCGGCCTGGGAGCGGCTGACGGCGGGGCGGGCGGCGGCCTCCGCGGACTTCCTGCGGCGAGAGCGGGTCTTCTCCGTCGTATGGGGTGCGGTGTTGCTCGGGGAGTGTGTGCTGCGGGTCGTGGGCGCGTACACGGTGCCGGTGGAGACGATGGTGTGGCTGGGGTCCGTGGTGATGGTCGTGGCGATGGGGGCGGGGTTCGTGGTGGGTGGGGCGCTGGGCGCCGGGCCCATGCAGGCGATGGTCGCCGAAGAGGCCGCGCGGGAGCGGTCGGTGGAGCGGGGTGACGTGGCGGTCGGGGAGACGGCCGAGATGCCTGTCGTGGCTCTCGCCCGGTAAAGATGAGGGAAATTCATCTTTGGCTGGATCTACCCACGAGTACGCCGGGGCCCTACGCTCGCCGCCATGACAGAACTGCTGCGGCGCGGTAGGGCCTCGTTGGCGTTCAGCTTCTTCGCCCAGGGGGCTGCGTTCGCTCTGCTCGTCACCCGAATCCCGGCCATCCAGGACCGGTACGGGGTCTCGGACGCGCTGCTGCCCGCCTTCCTCGCGGCCGTGCCGGTGCTGGCCGGGGCCGGGAGCGTGGCGACGGAGCAGTTGGTGAAGCGGGTGCCGGCCAGCGCGCTGCTGCGGTGGTCGCAGCCGGTGGTGCTGCTGGCGCTGGTCGGGGTGGGCGCCGGGGACACGATGCTCCAACTCGCCGTCTCGCTCGCCGTCTTCGGGCTCTCGGTGGGGGTGCTGGACGCCTCGATGAACATGCTCGGGGTGAGCCTCCAGCGGGCCTACGGGCGCAGCATCATGCTGAGCTTCCATGCCGCGTACAGCCTGGGCGGGATCGTGGGCGCCTCGTTCGCGTGGGCGGGGGCGCACTGGCATCTCGCGCTCTGGGTGTCGTATCTGCCGGTCGTGGCGGTGCTGGTGCCGGCGGTGCTGGTGGGGAGCCGGTGGTACGTCGACTCGGATGCGGAGCGGGTGGCTGAGAAGGGTTCTGAGGCGGGGGCCAAGGGTGACGGGGTCGTCTTCAAGTTGCTGTTGCCGTTGTGTCTGGTGATGACCTTCGCCTACATCGGGGACTCGACGGTCTCCAACTGGAGCGCCAAGTACCTCCAGGACGTGCTCGGGAGCAGTGAGCAGCTCGCCACCGTGCCGTACAACGTGTACATGGTGACCACGCTGGTCGGGCGGGCCATCGGGGACTTCGGGGTACGGCGGTTCGGGGCGGCGGCGGTGGTGCGGCTCGGGGCGCTGGTGGCGGCGGTGGGGTTCGCGGTGGTGGCCGGGGCGCCGGGCGCCTGGGTCGGGATGGGCGGGTTCACACTGGTCGGGCTGGGGCTGTGTGTGCTGGTGC encodes:
- a CDS encoding HAD family hydrolase, which translates into the protein MRYELVIFDNDGVLVDSEPISNRLLAAYLTELGHPTSYEDSIRDYMGSAMHRIHDLVLERTGERLPADFDDVFHRRVFDAFERELRPVAGAVDVLGKLAADEVPYCVASSGSHERIRVGHRTTGLDRWFEDARIFSSQDVGKGKPAPDLFLYAAERMGVEPARCVVVEDSPLGVQAAVAAGMDVYGFTAMTPAAKLAGATQLFDDMGDLAGLLA
- a CDS encoding VC0807 family protein; this translates as MTTNQHETQRKQQNAFVPLLVDVAVPLGSYYLFKGAFGMSTFAALAWSSVVPAVRTGWSLLRDRTVNGLAGLILVVNVVGLLLSLVAGDPRLMLAKDSGVSSVVGIGILVSVACGRPMMTAGLKPFLVKGDAAKEAAWERLTAGRAAASADFLRRERVFSVVWGAVLLGECVLRVVGAYTVPVETMVWLGSVVMVVAMGAGFVVGGALGAGPMQAMVAEEAARERSVERGDVAVGETAEMPVVALAR
- a CDS encoding MFS transporter: MTELLRRGRASLAFSFFAQGAAFALLVTRIPAIQDRYGVSDALLPAFLAAVPVLAGAGSVATEQLVKRVPASALLRWSQPVVLLALVGVGAGDTMLQLAVSLAVFGLSVGVLDASMNMLGVSLQRAYGRSIMLSFHAAYSLGGIVGASFAWAGAHWHLALWVSYLPVVAVLVPAVLVGSRWYVDSDAERVAEKGSEAGAKGDGVVFKLLLPLCLVMTFAYIGDSTVSNWSAKYLQDVLGSSEQLATVPYNVYMVTTLVGRAIGDFGVRRFGAAAVVRLGALVAAVGFAVVAGAPGAWVGMGGFTLVGLGLCVLVPQTFAAAGRLFPGASDAAIARLNVFNYVGFLVGSPLVGALGDAWSYRGAMVVPMVLVLVTLVYARSFAAQPDRYGVGHERPRTADVGRGSNGL
- the trpS gene encoding tryptophan--tRNA ligase yields the protein MARVFSGIKPTGHLTLGNYLGAMRRWAEVDQHRADALFCVVDLHALTVEHDPARVRRLSRQAATLLLAAGLDPELCTVFVQSHVDEHARLSYLLECVATDGEMRRMIQYKEKAARERERGGSVRLSLLTYPVLMAADILAYGTDEVPVGDDQTQHVELARDLAVRFNQRYGHTFVVPRATPPGVAARVMNLQDPGAKMGKSEDTGPGIVYLLDEPDVVRKKVMRAVTDSGREVVYDRAGRPGVANLLEILAACTDGNPEDLSAVYDSYGALKKDTADAVIEVLRPVRVRHRELCADPAYVEGVLRVGAEKARAMARPVVDTAYRAIGLLPPVTEAVSGAPVAEAEVLNAAR